In the Manis javanica isolate MJ-LG chromosome 14, MJ_LKY, whole genome shotgun sequence genome, one interval contains:
- the SH2D2A gene encoding SH2 domain-containing protein 2A isoform X1, with amino-acid sequence MELPLAQICPQGNQEAPAPAFCTFQPVGLSRRSCQGLSLLPGSRLQALQPEAQPSPRSLGVPTVTGPQVPGAASSPEDSGKAEEVPREGGQALQATTRAWFQKTQAPWLLQHGAAPAWFHGFITRREAERLLETKPQGCYLVRFSESAVTFVLTYRSRTCCRHFLLAQLGDGRHVVLGEDSAHTRLQDLLRHYTASPLSPYGETLTEPLARQTPEPSGLSLRTEESDSGNQSQDPLPQYSPIIKKEQTAASKEAARKPKEPSPPPRSKPPVHAKPQLPPEVYTSPMRRPRPTPPPKPAPPIYQEPEEPIAFYAMGRGSPGDAPSNIYAEVEAEELAGAEGLPGIPRHQVLRKCWSRPTPGGQNLGGWQVHAKNSVAGQGSPVPHQHLPLLGHTLPCNLSRQVLQDRGQTWLPLGPPQ; translated from the exons ATGGAGCTCCCCCTGGCCCAGATATGCCCCCAAG GGAATCAAGAAGCCCCGGCCCCAGCCTTCTGCACCTTCCAGCCCGTGGGCTTGTCTCGCAGGAGCTGCCAGGGCCTGAGTTTGCTTCCGGGGTCCAGACTCCAGGCCCTGCAGCCCGAGGCCCAGCCTAGCCCCAGGAGCCTGGGTGTCCCCACTGTG ACAGGCCCCCAGGTCCCAGGGGCTGCCTCTAGCCCAGAGGACTCTGGGAAGGCTGAGGAGGTGCCTAGGGAAGGAGGCCAGGCCCTGCAGGCCACCACCCGGGCTTGGTTCCAGAAGACCCAGGCCCCCTGGCTCCTGCAGCACGGGGCAGCCCCTGCCTGGTTCCATGGCTTCATCACCCGGAG GGAGGCCGAGAGGCTGCTGGAGACCAAGCCTCAGGGATGCTACTTGGTGCGGTTCAGTGAGAGCGCCGTGACCTTCGTGCTGACTTACAG GAGCCGGACTTGCTGCCGCCACTTCCTGCTGGCCCAGCTTGGGGACGGGCGCCACGTGGTGCTGGGCGAGGACAGCGCCCACACGCGGCTGCAGGATCTGCTGCGCCACTACACGGCGAGCCCACTCAGCCCCTACGGGGAGACGCTCACCGAGCCCCTCGCCCGCCAG ACTCCTGAGCCCTCAGGACTTTCCCTAAGGACAGAAGAATCAGACTCTGGGAACCAAAGCCAGGACCCTCTCCCTCAGTACAGCCCAATCATCAAAAAGGAGCAGACCGCAGCCTCCAAAGAGGCTGCCAGGAAGCCCAAGGAG CCTTCCCCGCCGCCCAGATCCAAGCCTCCTGTCCACGCCAAACCACAGCTGCCCCCTGAAGTCTACACGAGCCCCATGCGGAGACCCCGGCCGACCCCACCCCCCAAGCCCGCCCCCCCCATCTACCAGGAGCCCGAGGAGCCCATTGCTTTCTACGCCATGGGCCGAGGCAGCCCTGGGGACGCCCCCAGCAACATCTACGCTGAGGTGGAGGCCGAGGAGCTGGCAGGGGCTGAGGGCCTGCCGGGCATCCCCCGGCACCAGGTCCTGAGGAAGTGCTGGTCCAGGCCTACCCCAGGAGGCCAG AATCTAGGTGGCTGGCAAGTGCATGCCAAGAACTCTGTAGCTGGACAGGGCTCTCCAGTGCCCCACCAGCACCTGCCCCTCTTGGGGCACACGCTCCCCTGCAACCTTTCTAGACAGGTGCTTCAGGACAGAGGACAGACATGGCTCCCCTTGGGGCCTCCTCAGTAG
- the SH2D2A gene encoding SH2 domain-containing protein 2A isoform X2, which translates to MELPLAQICPQGNQEAPAPAFCTFQPVGLSRRSCQGLSLLPGSRLQALQPEAQPSPRSLGVPTVTGPQVPGAASSPEDSGKAEEVPREGGQALQATTRAWFQKTQAPWLLQHGAAPAWFHGFITRREAERLLETKPQGCYLVRFSESAVTFVLTYRSRTCCRHFLLAQLGDGRHVVLGEDSAHTRLQDLLRHYTASPLSPYGETLTEPLARQTPEPSGLSLRTEESDSGNQSQDPLPQYSPIIKKEQTAASKEAARKPKEEPEEPIAFYAMGRGSPGDAPSNIYAEVEAEELAGAEGLPGIPRHQVLRKCWSRPTPGGQNLGGWQVHAKNSVAGQGSPVPHQHLPLLGHTLPCNLSRQVLQDRGQTWLPLGPPQ; encoded by the exons ATGGAGCTCCCCCTGGCCCAGATATGCCCCCAAG GGAATCAAGAAGCCCCGGCCCCAGCCTTCTGCACCTTCCAGCCCGTGGGCTTGTCTCGCAGGAGCTGCCAGGGCCTGAGTTTGCTTCCGGGGTCCAGACTCCAGGCCCTGCAGCCCGAGGCCCAGCCTAGCCCCAGGAGCCTGGGTGTCCCCACTGTG ACAGGCCCCCAGGTCCCAGGGGCTGCCTCTAGCCCAGAGGACTCTGGGAAGGCTGAGGAGGTGCCTAGGGAAGGAGGCCAGGCCCTGCAGGCCACCACCCGGGCTTGGTTCCAGAAGACCCAGGCCCCCTGGCTCCTGCAGCACGGGGCAGCCCCTGCCTGGTTCCATGGCTTCATCACCCGGAG GGAGGCCGAGAGGCTGCTGGAGACCAAGCCTCAGGGATGCTACTTGGTGCGGTTCAGTGAGAGCGCCGTGACCTTCGTGCTGACTTACAG GAGCCGGACTTGCTGCCGCCACTTCCTGCTGGCCCAGCTTGGGGACGGGCGCCACGTGGTGCTGGGCGAGGACAGCGCCCACACGCGGCTGCAGGATCTGCTGCGCCACTACACGGCGAGCCCACTCAGCCCCTACGGGGAGACGCTCACCGAGCCCCTCGCCCGCCAG ACTCCTGAGCCCTCAGGACTTTCCCTAAGGACAGAAGAATCAGACTCTGGGAACCAAAGCCAGGACCCTCTCCCTCAGTACAGCCCAATCATCAAAAAGGAGCAGACCGCAGCCTCCAAAGAGGCTGCCAGGAAGCCCAAGGAG GAGCCCGAGGAGCCCATTGCTTTCTACGCCATGGGCCGAGGCAGCCCTGGGGACGCCCCCAGCAACATCTACGCTGAGGTGGAGGCCGAGGAGCTGGCAGGGGCTGAGGGCCTGCCGGGCATCCCCCGGCACCAGGTCCTGAGGAAGTGCTGGTCCAGGCCTACCCCAGGAGGCCAG AATCTAGGTGGCTGGCAAGTGCATGCCAAGAACTCTGTAGCTGGACAGGGCTCTCCAGTGCCCCACCAGCACCTGCCCCTCTTGGGGCACACGCTCCCCTGCAACCTTTCTAGACAGGTGCTTCAGGACAGAGGACAGACATGGCTCCCCTTGGGGCCTCCTCAGTAG